Sequence from the Rutidosis leptorrhynchoides isolate AG116_Rl617_1_P2 chromosome 3, CSIRO_AGI_Rlap_v1, whole genome shotgun sequence genome:
ATTACTGCTGGGCAACACATTTTCTCCATTTTCTTTTTCACATTTCCAAATATTTATCTTCTATACAAAATTGAACCATAGCAGGATCAAACCCGATACGAAAAGTTAGAGCTTACAACCACTTTTTACAAAACCAAAAAGCACTCACGTTAAAACCTAATTTCCTCACTCAAGACCACACCACACCACACCACACCACACCACACCACAATCTAATCTATACCTATATACTATTATAACTCATATCAGCAAACTGCCAAATATTAGTACGAAAACCAAACCACAGACTTAACATTTTAAACTTCACAAGAGTCAGCTGTGCTATCAAAAGACTCGAACCCCCGATGTTCACTGTTCATAGGACTTCGGCGACCTAACTGATCTACATTAAGAGCAACTTCATCAGCTGCAGCGGATGAAGCACGTCTATGATGTTTTTTGTTGTGTCTTATCATAATAATACGAGATAGTGCTTGCACAATGTCCCTCATTGACGGTCTTTTTCTTGGAAAACGATTGATGCATTTGTATGCAAGAGTTGCCACGTCATTTAGCTCCTTCTCTTCAAAGTTACCTTCAAGACGAGAATCCACAATTTCTTCCCATCCATTTTTCCCTTCAGTGTTCATCGCTGCCTATAATGATTAATGATGATATATTAAACCAGTTCATCAATTTAATTTGCAATTTCTACATGTGGTTAGGTGGGTTAAGTGGGTTGGGTCCTGTAACGAGTCTAAATAGGTAACATCTAATTAAGTACTGGTCTGGTCCGGTTGGATTAACCAACTGAATTATTCGAATAAACTACTTTTTGCAAATTGAAACTATACATTCTTTTGCATACCAAATGAGATCCAAAAGTTCACGAGTCGATCGCCAAAACTTGATACTGGCATTATCCTAATTCATTCTATCGACTCTTGTAGAAAATTCATAAATTAGACTTGCATGTATGAATTTGAACACCACCACACATGTGGGTTGTGGCCAGCTAAAAAACAAAGATTAAAAGAAGAAAGTGTGTTTAGAAGAAACGATACAGGTACTAACTTGTACTCAagtttacattataagcattaaaaATGAAAGAAACCTGACATCAAATGCATAAGAAATGAAAGAAATTTGTGATCTAAAACAATAAAAGATTTTAATTCGTCAAGTAAAAATTGAATTCAAAAGAACATATGATTTACATATTACTTTAACAGCTAGTAAAATCAGAATGTTGGTATGAAACCAAATACAGGCTCTTTTAATTGGGACAGAGGAACTATATCAGAATGTGCCGTAGAACCCAACTTCTGACGGCTGtaattcaacaactactacttataTTAATGAACTGATTAACTACCAAAAGTATCATTgttgcaaaatcaacgtgtataacTATGAATGGGCCGACTCGACTTTTAACTTGTGTTTTATCCGACAATAGTCAAACTAAATACATTAAGGGGGAGAAAGCATCGCATGGCTCTAAAAATAATATTGTTGTGAAATCAACCCATATACTAATGAATGGGCCTTTTGGCTTGCGTTTTATCTAACAATGGTCAAATCAAATAAGGTAGCCAGGACTATAATAGACAAACAGATTATAACCTGAAAGTCTCCCAAATCTACTTTATATGCATACAACTTCTTACAACACCTAAGGCCCCTGTACAACTTCTTACAACACATTTTTTACCGGTTACCCTAGCCTCACACCCATCTTGCCACCTTCATTGATCGATAAAATAGATGACAAACAACAGTTGCACGCACACTGGCATGAACACACATATAGAAAcaatatgagagagagagagagagagagagagagagagagagagagagagagagagagatcatACAAGCTCAACATACTCCATGAGCCCCTGCTGAGGGTTTCGTCCAGCAATAAGCTCAAATAATAGAACTCCAAAGCTGTAAACGTCACTTTTCTTGGTGAATGACCTTGTAGATATATATTCAGGATCTAGATATCCAAAAGTTCCCTGTATATTAGACGCATTTCTATCAATCCTATCCTCTCTTGAAAGTCCAAAATCAGCCACCTTTTTCACACAATATAATTGGGTAGTGATCAGTAAATAAACCTAAACCATAATTTAAAAAAAAGGTAGCTAAATCAGCATACAGCAGAAGACTAACCCTGGCTCCCATCGCCTGATCCAACAGAATGTTAGAAGATTTAATGTCCCGGTGTATGACTGGAGGAACAGCCTGGATTTAAAAATTTTGTTATTTTAAAGAAAAGGCGCAATTTAGCCCTGAATCAGTTCACAACATTGGATAGATTTACATACGAATATATGCATAAAGGCTAATAATATGTGTACGCATATAAAGCCAACTGATGAATTTATATTTGCAAACAAAAGGGAATTGTTCGGTAACAAATATGTTGGTAAGTGAAAAGAAGTATTAGAACTAACTCCATCATGAAGATATTCCAATCCTCTGGCTACATCCAAAGCTATCTGAATCCTCAAATCCCAGCT
This genomic interval carries:
- the LOC139897834 gene encoding calcium/calmodulin-regulated receptor-like kinase 1, translated to MKERSAGLIIGISIGVVIGAVLALIGLFCFRYHRKRPQIGSSSSRRAATIPIRTNGVDTCTVLSDSSMGTESSKMSVQNNGTPLWFGGGLKKGHMVAASGILEYSYKDIQKATYNFTSLIGQGAFGPVYKAQMTAGEAVAVKVLATDSKQGEKEFQTEVMLLGRLHHRNLVNLVGYCAEKGQHMLIYVYMNKGSLASHLYSENHEILSWDLRIQIALDVARGLEYLHDGAVPPVIHRDIKSSNILLDQAMGARVADFGLSREDRIDRNASNIQGTFGYLDPEYISTRSFTKKSDVYSFGVLLFELIAGRNPQQGLMEYVELAAMNTEGKNGWEEIVDSRLEGNFEEKELNDVATLAYKCINRFPRKRPSMRDIVQALSRIIMIRHNKKHHRRASSAAADEVALNVDQLGRRSPMNSEHRGFESFDSTADSCEV